One Cynocephalus volans isolate mCynVol1 chromosome 5, mCynVol1.pri, whole genome shotgun sequence DNA window includes the following coding sequences:
- the LOC134378303 gene encoding cytochrome c oxidase subunit 7A2, mitochondrial, translating into MLRNLPALRQIAQRTLSTASRRHFENKVPEKQKLFQEDNGIPVHLKGGVADALLYRATMILTVGGTAYAIYQLAVASFPKKQA; encoded by the exons ATGCTGCGCAATCTGCCG GCTCTTCGTCAGATTGCCCAGAGGACCCTGAGCACTGCTTCACGGaggcattttgaaaataaagttccagagaaacaaaagctgTTTCAG GAGGATAATGGAATTCCAGTACATCTAAAGGGTGGGGTAGCTGATGCCCTCCTGTATAGAGCAACCATGATTCTTACAGTTGGTG GAACAGCATATGCCATATATCAGCTGGCTGTGGCTTCATTTCCCAAGAAGCAGGCTTGA